A section of the Triticum dicoccoides isolate Atlit2015 ecotype Zavitan chromosome 7A, WEW_v2.0, whole genome shotgun sequence genome encodes:
- the LOC119329861 gene encoding 36.4 kDa proline-rich protein-like, which translates to MAASRTKLRSLLLTFFLLITTAIAAPTLACDECHKPPKAPKPSHPPKAKAPAHPPKSRVPCPPVYGPPKGHLPRTPVVGPPKGNAPHTPTPVVGPPKGHVPRPPVYSPPKGPITRPPVTAPPVVVGPPVTYPPITNPPPKGPTPRPPVTTPPVVVGPPVTYPAPPVIAPPVTTPPSPPAATPTPPSPPVTAPPSTPGNTPPSSPGCGCGSQPPAPAPPATQTCPVDTLKLGACVDLLGGLVHIGLGDPVVNQCCPLLEGLVELEAAVCLCTTIRLKLLNINLALPLALQLLLTCGKTPPPGFTCSI; encoded by the coding sequence ATGGCGGCGAGCAGGACGAAGCTCCGATCACTCCTGCTgaccttcttcctcctcatcaccACCGCCATTGCGGCACCCACCCTCGCCTGCGATGAGTGCCACAAGCCCCCCAAGGCCCCAAAGCCTTCCCACCCGCCCAAGGCCAAGGCCCCCGCCCACCCGCCGAAGAGCCGCGTACCTTGCCCTCCGGTCTACGGCCCGCCCAAGGGCCACCTCCCTCGCACGCCGGTCGTCGGCCCGCCCAAGGGCAACGCCCCTCACACGCCGACGCCGGTCGTCGGCCCACCCAAGGGCCACGTCCCTCGCCCGCCGGTCTACAGCCCTCCCAAGGGGCCCATCACGCGTCCGCCGGTCACCGCTCCTCCCGTCGTCGTCGGCCCACCGGTCACCTACCCGCCCATCACCAACcctccgcccaaggggcccaccccGCGCCCGCCGGTCACCACTCCTCCCGTCGTCGTCGGGCCGCCGGTCACATACCCCGCGCCACCGGTGATCGCCCCTCCGGTCACCACTCCCCCGTCGCCGCCGGCCGCCACTCCCACTCCCCCGTCTCCGCCGGTCACCGCTCCCCCGTCGACGCCGGGGAACACTCCCCCGTCGTCGCCGGGGTGCGGCTGCGGTTCGCAGCCGCCAGCGCCAGCGCCGCCGGCGACGCAGACGTGCCCGGTGGACACGCTGAAGCTCGGGGCGTGCGTGGACCTGCTGGGCGGGCTGGTGCATATCGGCCTGGGCGACCCGGTGGTGAACCAGTGCTGCCCGCTGCTGGAGGGGCTGGtggagctggaggcggcggtgTGCCTGTGCACCACCATCCGGCTCAAGCTCCTCAACATCAACCTCGCGCTGCCCCTCGCCCTCCAGCTCCTCCTCACCTGCGGCAAGACCCCGCCACCCGGCTTCACCTGCTCCATCTAG
- the LOC119329862 gene encoding 36.4 kDa proline-rich protein-like — protein MAASTKKLRPLLLTLLLLLTAAVAAPAIDCDCDKPKAPKPSHPPKTKPPTKDPKPGPKGPTYPSPAPKGHLPRPPVVGPPKGHVPRPPVVGPPKGHVPRPPVYGPPKGPITRPPVTKPPVVVGPPVTHPTPPVSAPPVTYPAPPVTTPPVTYPAPPVTAPPVTYPSPPVTAPPVTYPTPPVNTPCPPPPPATPAAQTCPVDSLKIGACVDLLGGLVHVGLGDPVVNKCCPLLEGLVELEAAVCLCTTIRLKLLNINLVLPLALQLLLTCGKTPPTGYTCSI, from the coding sequence ATGGCGGCGAGCACGAAGAAGCTCCGTCCGCTCCTGCTCACCCTCCTCCTGCTCCTCACCGCCGCCGTCGCGGCGCCCGCCATCGACTGCGACTGCGACAAGCCCAAGGCCCCCAAGCCCTCCCACCCGCCCAAGACCAAGCCCCCCACCAAGGACCCCAAGCCGGGACCCAAGGGCCCCACCTACCCGTCGCCGGCGCCCAAGGGCCACCTCCCGCGCCCGCCGGTCGTCGGCCCGCCGAAGGGCCACGTCCCTCGCCCGCCGGTCGTCGGCCCGCCGAAGGGCCACGTGCCCCGGCCGCCGGTCTACGGTCCGCCCAAGGGCCCCATCACGCGCCCGCCGGTCACCAAGCCACCTGTCGTCGTCGGCCCTCCGGTGACCCACCCCACGCCGCCGGTGAGCGCGCCTCCGGTCACATACCCAGCGCCACCGGTGACCACCCCTCCGGTCACCTACCCTGCGCCACCGGTGACCGCCCCTCCGGTCACTTACCCTTCACCTCCAGTCACCGCTCCCCCGGTCACGTACCCGACGCCGCCAGTGAACACGCCATGCCCTCCGCCACCACCGGCGACGCCCGCGGCGCAAACGTGCCCGGTGGACTCGCTGAAGATCGGCGCGTGCGTGGACCTGCTGGGCGGGCTGGTGCACGTGGGGCTCGGCGACCCGGTGGTGAACAAGTGCTGCCCGCTGCTGGAGGGGCTTGTGGAGCTGGAGGCGGCGGTCTGCCTGTGCACCACCATCCGGCTCAAGCTGCTCAACATCAACCTCGTCCTGCCCCTCGCCCTCCAGCTCCTCCTCACCTGCGGCAAGACGCCTCCCACCGGCTACACCTGCTCCATCtag